From the genome of Nitrosopumilus sp., one region includes:
- a CDS encoding 30S ribosomal protein S30, with amino-acid sequence MATHGSLTKAGKVRGQTPKVEGRKIVGDSSSVANKSNFKKRFALGRYPGQNKPGQRRKRR; translated from the coding sequence ATGGCAACACACGGTTCGCTTACTAAAGCAGGCAAGGTAAGAGGTCAGACTCCAAAGGTTGAGGGAAGAAAAATTGTTGGTGACAGTTCTAGTGTCGCAAACAAAAGTAATTTCAAAAAGAGATTTGCATTGGGTAGATATCCTGGTCAAAACAAACCTGGACAAAGACGAAAGAGACGATAG
- the radA gene encoding DNA repair and recombination protein RadA, which translates to MVEDLRLDSLEGVGPVTTRKLSDAGVHNVMDLIVRGPVEISEITGMEKDTAEKIVNKARQHLVEGGLISKDFVSASEIYKHRQSIGKITTGTNCLDTLFDGGVETQALTEVYGEFGCGKTQFAHTMSVMVQKSKEEGGLDGGVLYIDTENTFRPERIVSIAQAHEMDPEKVLDRIIVARAYNSAHQTLILEEAGTIIEENNVKLIVADSAVGLFRAEYLGRGTLSVRQQKLNHFVHLLSRIAETYNCAAIATNQVMASPDVFFGDPTRPIGGNVVAHTSTYRIYFKKSGKKRIARMVDSPHHPEEEVIFALGEAGVIDPEEAEKKTKKTAKKATAKKAKEVEAAVETPEVEAAVETPEVEAAVETPEVEAAVETPEVEAAVETPEVEAAVETPEVEAAVELVSDPESDYEPIEG; encoded by the coding sequence ATGGTAGAAGATTTAAGATTGGATAGCTTAGAGGGCGTAGGTCCTGTAACTACGAGAAAATTGTCTGATGCAGGTGTCCACAACGTCATGGACCTCATCGTTAGAGGACCAGTTGAAATTTCAGAAATAACTGGAATGGAGAAGGACACTGCTGAAAAAATTGTCAATAAAGCTCGACAACATTTGGTTGAAGGGGGATTAATTTCTAAAGACTTTGTTAGTGCAAGTGAGATTTACAAACATAGACAGAGTATTGGCAAAATCACAACTGGTACAAATTGTCTTGATACATTATTTGATGGTGGCGTGGAAACTCAGGCATTGACTGAAGTTTATGGTGAGTTTGGTTGTGGCAAAACACAATTTGCTCATACAATGTCTGTCATGGTTCAAAAATCCAAAGAAGAAGGAGGTCTTGATGGTGGTGTTTTGTACATTGATACAGAGAATACATTCAGACCTGAAAGGATTGTATCTATTGCACAGGCTCATGAAATGGATCCTGAAAAAGTTCTGGATCGTATAATTGTTGCTCGTGCATATAACAGTGCACATCAAACATTAATTCTGGAAGAGGCTGGCACTATAATTGAAGAAAACAATGTAAAATTAATTGTTGCAGATTCTGCGGTTGGATTATTCCGTGCCGAATATCTTGGCAGGGGAACACTGTCTGTCAGACAACAAAAACTAAATCATTTTGTTCATTTGCTGTCAAGAATTGCAGAAACATACAACTGTGCTGCAATTGCAACAAATCAAGTCATGGCGTCTCCTGACGTTTTCTTTGGTGATCCAACTCGTCCAATTGGAGGTAATGTGGTTGCACATACCAGCACGTACAGAATATACTTTAAGAAATCAGGCAAGAAAAGAATTGCTAGAATGGTGGATAGTCCTCATCATCCTGAAGAGGAAGTGATCTTTGCTCTTGGCGAAGCAGGAGTTATAGATCCTGAAGAGGCCGAGAAAAAGACAAAAAAGACTGCCAAAAAAGCAACTGCCAAAAAGGCAAAAGAGGTTGAGGCTGCTGTAGAAACGCCTGAGGTTGAGGCTGCTGTAGAAACGCCTGAGGTTGAGGCTGCTGTAGAAACGCCTGAGGTTGAGGCTGCTGTAGAAACGCCTGAGGTTGAGGCTGCTGTAGAAACGCCTGAGGTTGAGGCTGCTGTAGAAACGCCTGAGGTTGAGGCTGCTGTAGAACTTGTAAGTGATCCTGAATCTGATTACGAACCAATTGAAGGGTAA